Proteins encoded by one window of Castor canadensis chromosome 2, mCasCan1.hap1v2, whole genome shotgun sequence:
- the Twist1 gene encoding twist-related protein 1: MMQDVSSSPVSPADDSLSNSEEEPDRQQPPSGKRGARKRRSSRRSAGGGAGPGGAAGGGVGGGDEPGSPAQGKRGKKSAGCGGGGGGGGGGAGGGGGSSSGGGSPQSYEELQTQRVMANVRERQRTQSLNEAFAALRKIIPTLPSDKLSKIQTLKLAARYIDFLYQVLQSDELDSKMASCSYVAHERLSYAFSVWRMEGAWSMSASH, encoded by the coding sequence ATGATGCAGGACGTGTCCAGCTCGCCAGTCTCGCCGGCCGACGACAGCCTGAGCAACAGCGAGGAGGAGCCGGACCGGCAGCAGCCGCCGAGCGGCAAGCGCGGGGCTCGCAAGCGGCGCAGCAGCCGGCGCAgcgcgggcggcggcgcgggGCCCGGCGGGGCCGCAGGCGGGGGCGTCGGAGGCGGCGACGAGCCGGGCAGTCCGGCCCAGGGCAAGCGCGGCAAGAAGTCTGcgggctgcggcggcggcggcggcggcggcggcggcggcgcgggcgggggcggcggcagcagcagcggcggcggGAGCCCGCAGTCGTACGAGGAGCTGCAGACGCAGCGGGTCATGGCCAACGTGCGGGAGCGCCAGCGCACGCAATCGCTGAACGAGGCGTTCGCAGCGCTGCGGAAGATCATCCCCACGCTGCCCTCGGACAAGCTGAGCAAGATTCAGACCCTCAAGCTGGCGGCCAGGTACATCGACTTCCTCTACCAGGTCCTTCAGAGCGACGAGCTGGACTCCAAGATGGCAAGCTGCAGCTATGTGGCCCACGAGCGGCTCAGCTACGCCTTCTCGGTCTGGAGGATGGAGGGAGCCTGGTCCATGTCCGCGTCGCACTAG
- the Ferd3l gene encoding fer3-like protein, which produces MAAYQESCVDATVLDFVADLSLVSPRHPLLRDFQPRVPFGERRLALGEGRPRRLAQFEEGVPEEEEGDADEGDEEEEEEEGRGRVTSLLGRPKRKRVITYAQRQAANIRERKRMFNLNEAFDQLRRKVPTFAYEKRLSRIETLRLAIVYISFMTELLESCEKKETG; this is translated from the coding sequence ATGGCGGCTTATCAGGAGAGCTGCGTGGACGCTACCGTGCTGGACTTCGTCGCAGACCTGTCTTTGGTCTCCCCGAGGCACCCTCTTCTCCGTGACTTCCAGCCCAGGGTTCCTTTTGGGGAACGAAGACTTGCTTTGGGAGAGGGAAGACCCAGGAGGTTGGCGCAGTTTGAGGAGGGGGTCCCAGAAGAAGAGGAGGGCGACGCAGACGAAGGGgacgaagaggaggaggaagaagaggggcgCGGCAGAGTAACATCCCTCCTGGGCCGCCCCAAAAGGAAAAGGGTGATCACCTATGCCCAGCGCCAGGCCGCCAACATACGGGAGAGGAAACGGATGTTCAACCTCAACGAGGCCTTTGACCAGCTGCGGAGGAAGGTGCCCACTTTTGCTTATGAAAAGAGGCTGTCCCGGATCGAGACCCTACGCCTGGCCATCGTCTACATCTCCTTCATGACCGAGCTCTTGGAGAGCTGCGAGAAGAAGGAAACAGGCTGA